CTTGAATGTGTCCCGATAGAAAAAGGAGAAACCATTGAAAACTACTTTAAAAGGTTATTAAACTTGATTCAGAAAAGAAAAAAACAATAATAGTATGCCTGAGAACCAAATTATTGAATACAAAGAATCGTGGAGAGATGAATATCTGAAATGGATTTGTGGATTTGCCAATGCTAAAGGAGGAAAAATATTCGTCGGCATGAATGATAAAGGTGAAGTTGTTGGCATAAGTAATTCAAAACGATTGATGGATGATATTCCCAATAAAATACAAACCAATTTAGGAATTATCTGTGATGTTAATTTGCATCATCGTGAAGATAGAGCGTACATCGAAATTGATGTTAAGCCTTATGATGTTCCTATTTCTTATCAGGGCAAATACCATTACAGAAGTGGAAGTACAAAGCAGGAGTTAAAAGGTAATTCGTTAAATGAATTTCTGTTGAAAAAAGCAGGAAAGACATGGGATGATGTAATTGAACCTAGAGCAAAACTTGAAAATATTGATATTGCTGCTATTGAAGCATTTAAAAAAGGAGCCACTAGCAGCAAAAGGTTGCCGTTTATTGCAGATGAAGAAAATATTGAGCGAATTCTTGATAACCTGCTGTTATTGGAAGATGGAAAACTAAAACGTTCAGCAATTCTTTTGTTTGGAAAAAATCCTTGTCGTTTTTTTATCAATGCCTTTGTAAAAATCGGTCGTTTCGGCAAAACAGATGACGATTTAAAATTTCAAGAAATTGTGGAAAGTAATGCCTATCAACTAGCAGATAAAACGTTGGAAGTACTTGATAGAAAGTTTTTTGTTTCCCCAATAACATATGAAGGGTTGCAACGCATTGAAGGTTGGGAATATCCCTACGAAGCAATACGTGAAGTAATATTGAATGCAGTAGTCCATAGAGATTACATGGGAGCACCGATTCAAATTAGTGTTTATGATGATAAACTAATTGTCTGGAATGAAGGTTCTTTACCGGAAGATTTGACAATAGAAGATTTAAAGATTAAACACTCTTCACGACCACATAACCCAATACTTGCAAGTGCATTTTTCAAAGGAGGATTAATTGAAGCCTGGGGACGAGGAACAATTAAAATCATAAATGAATGTAAAAAGGCTGGTTTGCCTGAACCATTAATTGAAAATGTATCGGGTGGAATCAGTGTTACAATATTCAAAAATTCCCTTGACAATAAAACTCTTATTGACAAAGGATTAAGCAATCGACAGATTAGGGCAATAGAATATCTGAAACAACATAAGCAAATAACAAATAAAATATATCAAGAAATATGTGAAGTCTCCAAAGCA
This genomic interval from Bacteroidota bacterium contains the following:
- a CDS encoding putative DNA binding domain-containing protein; amino-acid sequence: MPENQIIEYKESWRDEYLKWICGFANAKGGKIFVGMNDKGEVVGISNSKRLMDDIPNKIQTNLGIICDVNLHHREDRAYIEIDVKPYDVPISYQGKYHYRSGSTKQELKGNSLNEFLLKKAGKTWDDVIEPRAKLENIDIAAIEAFKKGATSSKRLPFIADEENIERILDNLLLLEDGKLKRSAILLFGKNPCRFFINAFVKIGRFGKTDDDLKFQEIVESNAYQLADKTLEVLDRKFFVSPITYEGLQRIEGWEYPYEAIREVILNAVVHRDYMGAPIQISVYDDKLIVWNEGSLPEDLTIEDLKIKHSSRPHNPILASAFFKGGLIEAWGRGTIKIINECKKAGLPEPLIENVSGGISVTIFKNSLDNKTLIDKGLSNRQIRAIEYLKQHKQITNKIYQEICEVSKATATRDLTELIEKYKLLERSGEVGAGTTYKLIGS